The Robbsia betulipollinis genome window below encodes:
- a CDS encoding ThiF family adenylyltransferase: MADDYHELANVVELADAAELTISRTRLLHDAVARQRDFTIVQLLQHSEGDTPKLECLIVDVECDGVPPKNGAGIHYRERLALCVPDDPKRLVDVLALRKDFPVLMHQNQGIAGVPASLCLYFESVTSVMRTWTPQSFLRRIQWWLEKSARGELHPADQPVEHLFFATPYELVLPWDLAALRNNAEVRFILARGPDHPNGGFTSFLEAVPRDAPLQADAAAPIELTLPPIVHGFIERDPATLGQLADILARRGVELLPILSTALQARVGATGAAASAEDKCTVILLHISIRRTDGAEVVGVTHRAFLTPMGGLELGVATGALFFHNKQYFSAAGVLGAEPATAWQEQPVFPMDVLSRNDAQAARRQSGIDEEGPNAVLVGAGSLGSAMLNLWGRAGWGRWTVIDKDHVKPHNLSRHVAYAQHVGDPKSDVVAGLNAAVMNGATVITPLNADATDFEQSSVKGALTSTQLVIDASTTLEYPRAASAVDAFARHISVFITPSGDAGVLLAEDAQRSLRLRTLEAQYYRALIQQEWGRAHLAGNVGLFWSGASCRDISMVIPYSRIMGHASTLAEQIPATAAHEGAVICVWQRDPVRGSVDVHDVPAVAERRMSLDDFDLFFDAGIEQQLRELRTQGFPNETGGVLLGYYDFNIGAVVVVAGLPAPPDSKSNRDSFERGIAGLTEAVAEASRRTAGVVGYIGEWHSHPPGHSSLPSRDDLLQLVHLALGMADDGLPAVQLIVGENDLQVVQGMMK; the protein is encoded by the coding sequence ATGGCCGACGACTATCACGAACTCGCAAATGTCGTTGAGCTTGCGGACGCGGCGGAGTTGACGATTTCGCGCACCCGGCTGCTTCATGATGCCGTCGCGCGACAGCGTGATTTCACGATCGTACAGCTCCTGCAGCACAGCGAAGGCGACACGCCGAAGCTCGAATGCCTCATCGTCGATGTCGAGTGCGATGGAGTACCCCCCAAGAACGGCGCCGGCATCCACTATCGGGAGCGTTTGGCGCTGTGCGTGCCGGACGACCCTAAGCGGCTCGTCGACGTGTTGGCGCTGCGCAAGGATTTTCCGGTCCTGATGCACCAGAATCAGGGCATTGCCGGCGTCCCGGCTAGCCTGTGTCTCTATTTCGAGTCTGTCACCTCAGTAATGCGAACTTGGACGCCGCAAAGCTTCTTGCGGCGTATCCAATGGTGGCTCGAAAAAAGCGCCAGAGGTGAACTGCACCCGGCGGATCAGCCGGTCGAACATCTGTTCTTCGCAACGCCGTACGAGCTGGTTTTGCCGTGGGACCTAGCCGCGCTACGCAATAACGCGGAAGTTCGCTTCATTCTGGCCCGCGGCCCTGACCACCCCAATGGAGGCTTCACCTCCTTCCTTGAGGCGGTTCCAAGAGATGCCCCGCTCCAGGCCGACGCGGCTGCGCCGATCGAATTGACGTTGCCGCCGATTGTGCACGGCTTCATAGAGCGCGACCCGGCGACCTTGGGACAATTGGCGGATATTCTCGCCAGGCGCGGGGTCGAGCTGCTGCCTATACTGTCGACCGCACTGCAGGCGCGGGTAGGCGCCACGGGTGCAGCTGCATCCGCCGAAGACAAATGCACGGTTATCCTGCTCCATATCTCCATCCGTCGGACGGATGGCGCAGAGGTGGTCGGGGTCACACACCGCGCTTTCCTGACGCCGATGGGTGGACTTGAGCTTGGCGTGGCTACCGGGGCCTTGTTCTTTCACAACAAGCAATATTTCAGCGCAGCGGGCGTACTTGGCGCTGAACCTGCGACTGCGTGGCAAGAGCAGCCAGTGTTTCCGATGGACGTTTTGAGCAGAAACGACGCCCAAGCGGCCAGGAGACAGTCGGGCATCGACGAAGAGGGCCCCAACGCCGTGCTGGTCGGCGCAGGCTCTCTCGGCAGCGCGATGCTTAATCTATGGGGGCGCGCTGGCTGGGGGCGATGGACCGTCATCGACAAGGACCACGTCAAACCGCACAACCTGTCACGGCATGTGGCCTATGCCCAACATGTTGGCGACCCCAAGTCCGATGTCGTGGCAGGCCTGAACGCCGCGGTCATGAATGGCGCCACGGTGATCACGCCACTGAACGCCGATGCCACCGACTTCGAGCAAAGCTCAGTCAAAGGCGCGTTGACTAGCACGCAACTGGTCATCGATGCGTCAACGACGCTAGAGTATCCCCGCGCGGCAAGCGCCGTCGATGCGTTCGCTAGGCACATATCGGTGTTCATCACGCCAAGCGGCGACGCTGGAGTGTTGCTCGCCGAAGATGCTCAGCGTTCGCTTCGCCTTCGGACACTTGAAGCGCAGTATTACCGCGCCCTGATTCAACAGGAATGGGGACGCGCTCATCTCGCCGGCAACGTCGGTTTGTTCTGGAGCGGCGCAAGCTGCCGTGACATTTCGATGGTCATCCCGTATTCGCGGATCATGGGGCATGCCAGCACGCTCGCCGAACAGATCCCAGCGACGGCCGCGCACGAGGGCGCAGTGATCTGTGTGTGGCAGCGCGATCCAGTTCGTGGCTCTGTAGACGTTCACGACGTACCGGCCGTTGCGGAACGCCGCATGTCACTCGACGACTTCGATTTGTTCTTCGACGCCGGCATAGAGCAGCAACTGAGGGAGCTGCGCACGCAAGGTTTTCCCAATGAAACCGGCGGTGTTCTGCTTGGCTACTACGACTTTAATATCGGTGCGGTTGTAGTTGTCGCAGGCCTGCCAGCGCCGCCTGATAGCAAATCGAATCGCGACTCGTTCGAGCGTGGCATAGCAGGTTTGACGGAGGCCGTCGCCGAGGCATCCAGAAGAACCGCCGGTGTCGTTGGCTACATCGGCGAATGGCACAGCCACCCTCCGGGACACTCCAGCTTGCCCAGCAGGGATGATCTTTTGCAACTTGTCCATCTGGCCCTAGGCATGGCCGACGACGGACTGCCTGCTGTGCAGCTCATCGTCGGCGAAAACGATCTGCAGGTCGTGCAGGGGATGATGAAGTGA
- a CDS encoding helix-turn-helix domain-containing protein: protein MHRNHTHPAVHRAQDAISHDPVRNWRVAELAHAAHVSQRHLSRLFAEHAGTTVLEYQQSLKVAAACRLLIGSDSTIERIAEASGFASVRDFRRVWRRYHDVTPMQYRDIGNGLSNRRGIGGNLFAQ, encoded by the coding sequence GTGCATCGCAACCATACACATCCCGCGGTACACCGCGCACAGGATGCCATTTCCCACGATCCAGTGCGCAATTGGCGTGTGGCCGAGCTTGCGCATGCCGCCCATGTAAGTCAGCGACATTTGAGCCGCCTGTTCGCCGAGCACGCCGGAACGACCGTGCTGGAGTATCAGCAGAGTCTAAAAGTAGCCGCTGCCTGTCGATTGCTGATAGGGTCGGACTCGACCATCGAGCGGATTGCGGAAGCATCCGGATTCGCGTCGGTCCGGGATTTTCGGCGGGTATGGCGGAGATACCACGACGTCACACCGATGCAATATCGGGACATAGGGAACGGTCTTTCGAATCGACGTGGTATTGGAGGGAATCTTTTCGCCCAGTGA
- a CDS encoding DJ-1/PfpI family protein has protein sequence MLDYAGPAEAMRMAADGSAPFELHHCGPLPSVATSLGTRIDGIDPLPLTLPPNTLVVVVGSTDSPEPGTSAPYDAVARWLRTTPADDTRIASICSGGILLARAGFLAGRCCTTHFGLVAELERVAPSARVQSDFLFVDDGSILTSAGITAGIDLALYLIEHYAGVELATDIARRQVVRSSIGAARGMTHNFRRCLCIATIHIPRYTAHRMPFPTIQCAIGVWPSLRMPPM, from the coding sequence ATGCTCGACTATGCGGGACCTGCCGAAGCAATGCGCATGGCGGCGGATGGCAGCGCGCCGTTCGAGTTGCACCACTGCGGTCCCCTGCCAAGTGTCGCGACGTCGTTGGGCACACGCATCGATGGCATCGACCCGCTTCCACTCACGCTACCGCCTAATACTCTCGTCGTGGTTGTGGGTAGCACGGATTCGCCCGAACCAGGAACCAGCGCGCCGTACGATGCCGTCGCTCGATGGCTTCGGACGACTCCCGCCGACGACACACGTATCGCCAGCATCTGTTCGGGCGGGATCCTCCTGGCGCGTGCCGGATTTCTGGCGGGACGCTGCTGCACCACGCACTTCGGCCTGGTGGCGGAACTTGAACGTGTCGCGCCTTCGGCGCGGGTGCAGAGCGACTTCCTGTTCGTCGACGACGGCAGTATTTTGACGAGCGCGGGAATCACGGCGGGCATCGATCTGGCGCTGTATCTGATCGAACATTACGCCGGGGTCGAATTGGCGACCGACATCGCGCGTCGTCAGGTCGTCAGGTCGTCTATCGGCGCCGCGCGGGGGATGACACACAACTTTCGCCGTTGCTTGTGCATCGCAACCATACACATCCCGCGGTACACCGCGCACAGGATGCCATTTCCCACGATCCAGTGCGCAATTGGCGTGTGGCCGAGCTTGCGCATGCCGCCCATGTAA